The following are from one region of the Aquirufa lenticrescens genome:
- a CDS encoding pyridoxal phosphate-dependent aminotransferase has product MSQAQLAQRIQALEESSTLGMTKKARELAAQGHKVISLSVGEPDFKTPAHICEAAKKAIDDGFHGYSPVAGYPDLRMAIANKLKRDNNLEWGSENIVVSTGAKHSLANAIAALINPGDEVIIFSPYWVSYSEMVKLAEGTSVIVQGAFENNFKVTPEQFEAAITPKTKMVMFASPNNPTGSVYTESELRDIANVVARHENIYVLADEIYEYINFTQGGHFSIGSIPEIKERVITVNGVAKGHAMTGWRIGFIAAAKWIADGIEKLQGQVTSGTNSIAQKAAVVAFNGSLDHAYEMKAAYDRRRKLVVEKLREIPGFKVNMPDGAFYAFPDISYYFGKTDGTTVINDSDDFCSWLLADAFVATVAGSGFGAPDCMRISTAAADEQLVEACDRIKAAVAKLK; this is encoded by the coding sequence ATGTCACAAGCACAATTAGCCCAAAGAATTCAAGCATTAGAAGAATCCTCTACTTTAGGGATGACGAAAAAAGCGCGCGAATTAGCAGCTCAAGGTCACAAAGTAATCAGTCTTTCCGTAGGAGAGCCAGATTTTAAAACACCAGCTCATATCTGTGAGGCAGCGAAAAAGGCAATTGATGACGGTTTTCATGGGTATTCGCCAGTTGCGGGTTATCCAGACTTGCGTATGGCGATCGCTAATAAATTAAAGCGTGATAATAACCTAGAGTGGGGTTCTGAAAATATCGTGGTTAGTACTGGCGCAAAACACTCTTTAGCAAACGCGATTGCAGCTTTAATTAACCCAGGCGACGAAGTGATCATCTTCTCTCCATATTGGGTTTCTTACTCCGAGATGGTGAAATTAGCGGAAGGAACTTCGGTAATTGTTCAAGGTGCTTTTGAAAATAACTTCAAAGTAACACCGGAACAATTCGAAGCTGCCATCACACCTAAAACGAAAATGGTGATGTTCGCATCTCCTAACAATCCAACAGGATCGGTTTACACAGAATCAGAATTACGTGATATCGCAAACGTGGTAGCGCGTCATGAAAATATTTACGTCCTAGCTGATGAAATTTACGAATACATCAACTTTACCCAAGGGGGTCACTTCTCGATCGGATCTATTCCGGAAATCAAGGAACGCGTGATCACGGTGAACGGTGTGGCGAAAGGTCACGCGATGACAGGTTGGAGAATTGGATTTATCGCGGCGGCTAAATGGATCGCAGATGGTATCGAAAAGCTTCAAGGTCAAGTGACTTCAGGTACAAATTCAATCGCTCAAAAAGCGGCAGTAGTAGCCTTTAACGGTAGCTTAGACCACGCTTACGAAATGAAAGCGGCATACGATCGCCGTCGTAAGTTAGTAGTAGAAAAATTACGTGAAATCCCAGGTTTCAAGGTAAATATGCCTGATGGCGCATTCTATGCGTTCCCAGATATTTCTTACTATTTCGGAAAAACAGATGGAACAACGGTAATCAATGATTCAGACGATTTCTGTTCTTGGTTATTAGCGGATGCTTTTGTCGCTACGGTAGCGGGTTCTGGTTTCGGAGCACCCGATTGTATGCGTATTTCCACAGCAGCCGCAGACGAACAATTAGTGGAAGCTTGCGATCGCATTAAAGCTGCCGTTGCTAAATTAAAATAA